From the genome of bacterium:
AGCCACAAAAATAAGCCCTCCTTCAACAATGCCCGAGAGGTTCTCAATCTTTCCATGACCAAAGGGATGGGTTTCGTCCGGTGGGATTTCTGCCTTTTTTACAGCTATAAAGGCGATGAAAGATGCCATTAAATCTATCCCTGAATGAGCTGCTTCGCTGATAATGCTAATTGAATTAGTAATAATCCCAATGAGCAATTTTAAAATGACCAGAATAGTGTTTGATAAAACAGAAATCAAAGCGGCATAGGTTTTCTTCTTGCTGATAGAAGCCTGCATTAAATCCTAATCATCTTATCCCAATAATTTCATAGACCTCTTGCGGTGTAGTTTTTCCTTTGGGAAGGATGCAAAGTTTATCCTTAACAACAACCCTTTCCTTTACCTCATTATATGCCTCTTTGCTGAGCAATATCTCTCCTCCCTTTGCATTTTCCTCAATCCTCTTTCCAATATTTACACAATCTCCGATTGCTGTATATTCTATATGTTTACCTATACCCAGCAATCCTAAAGCAGCCTCTCCAGAATGGATGCCTATGCCAAAGGAAAGAGAGGAGCTTTCTGGAAATTCCCTGTATAATTCTAATGTTAGGGATTGAATATTTAAGGCAGCAACTATACTACGAAATATATGGTCCTTTTGGGGAAGGGGTGCATTAAAATATGCCATAATTCCATCGCCCATAAATTTATCAATTGTTCCACCCTCCTTAAGGATACAATCAGAGGCAGGAGCTAAGAAGCGATTCAGGAATAAAAATACATCCTCAGGGCTTTTTTTCTCACTAAAGCTTGTAAAACCCCTGATGTCTGCAAAGAGGATTGTAATCGGAAGTAATGTTCCTTTTAATGGAAGGTTATCTGGGTCAAGATTTTCAATAATGGATGGAGAAACCATCCTCTCAAAAAGCCTCTTTTTTGCCTCAAGCCTTCGCTTTTCCCTTCTCTCAGAAGCTTCCTGTAATTCCCTCTTTACAGCAGGGGCTAGTCTTATAAGATTTTGCTTTAAGATATAGTCGCAAGCCCCTTTTCTCATTGCAGAAACCGCAAGCTCCTCACCTATTTTTCCCGAAACAATAATGAAT
Proteins encoded in this window:
- a CDS encoding adenylate/guanylate cyclase domain-containing protein — translated: MIIEDSEDDCLLIVMELKRNGFDVSFKRTDTKEGMEDLLAKENWDIVISDYQMPQFNGFEALEVFKKKNIDIPFIIVSGKIGEELAVSAMRKGACDYILKQNLIRLAPAVKRELQEASERREKRRLEAKKRLFERMVSPSIIENLDPDNLPLKGTLLPITILFADIRGFTSFSEKKSPEDVFLFLNRFLAPASDCILKEGGTIDKFMGDGIMAYFNAPLPQKDHIFRSIVAALNIQSLTLELYREFPESSSLSFGIGIHSGEAALGLLGIGKHIEYTAIGDCVNIGKRIEENAKGGEILLSKEAYNEVKERVVVKDKLCILPKGKTTPQEVYEIIGIR